In Uranotaenia lowii strain MFRU-FL chromosome 2, ASM2978415v1, whole genome shotgun sequence, one genomic interval encodes:
- the LOC129742891 gene encoding uncharacterized protein LOC129742891 has protein sequence MSPTLFNLYTAKLHDTDTEEDTVTVQFADDFVKIVRGKSLTEARTLYGSYLAYGSAIYGDTPKTYKEMLAVSSRQCQRIATGCTRTTPINTLAALSNEEPLSLKRHYYAMKKITQHFKKNDEIAEQLRRLQPMPNFQKSKCFTFMEKVYLENSETVQNVYENYEMEEIPKIDVRPQIEKIPINKKKMSTSTMLQIAKEHINTEYLFWRQIYTDASKSTEGCGIGVYESNSETEISLRLEHPTSIMTAELIAIQIALREIPSLETDQFYRNVILTDSQAACQLLLSCQFDKSWDHLTGEICTNLYKTNTVLQWIPGHVGLNGNEHADRLAKTGVQANAIVVNKLLWVDAIRNYKQELSSATNQWYRDIALRDGKGLKFFEMFSNFPIKPWFWTADLDGEEIRTLNRVLAGHDYSEYWLAKMKLVVNEDCEMCQEKNTTEHCLLKCMKYNHVRNHFHWENYNKLTEIAKNDKELCCVEKLKQILKFIKMANLRM, from the exons ATGTCGCCGACACTGTTCAACCTGTATACAGCTAAGCTACATGATACCGATACCGAAGAAGATACTGTCACCGTACAATTTGCCGATGACTTCGTTAAGATTGTCAGAGGCAAATCTTTGACAGAAGCAAGAA CATTATACGGGAGCTACCTAGCATATGGCAGTGCCATCTACGGTGATACACCGAAAACCTACAAGGAAATGTTGGCTGTATCAAGCCGGCAATGCCAGCGGATAGCCACAGGATGCACAAGAACCACTCCTATTAACACCCTAGCAGCGCTGTCAAATGAAGAACCACTTTCTTTGAAACGCCATTATTAcgccatgaaaaaaataacgcaACACTTCAAAAAGAATGACGAAATTGCTGAACAACTAAGAAGACTTCAACCTATGCCAAATTTCCAGAAATCCAAGTGTTTCACATTTATGGAAAAGGTGTATTTGGAAAATTCGGAAACGGTTCAAAACGTATACGAAAACTACGAAATGGAAGAAATACCAAAAATAGATGTACGCCCACAAATAGAGAAAATAccaataaacaaaaagaaaatgtcCACATCTACAATGCTACAAATCGCCAAGGAACATATTAATACGGAATACTTATTTTGGAGACAAATCTATACCGATGCCTCTAAGTCAACGGAAGGCTGTGGTATCGGAGTATATGAATCAAATTCAGAAACAGAGATTAGTTTACGCCTTGAACACCCGACAAGTATTATGACAGCAGAATTAATTGCTATCCAGATAGCTTTGAGAGAAATCCCAAGCTTAGAAACAGATCAATTTTATAGAAATGTTATACTCACCGACTCTCAAGCTGCTTGTCAATTACTATTATCGTGCCAGTTTGATAAAAGCTGGGATCATTTGACCGGTGAAATTTGTACAAATTTGTATAAAACAAATACGGTACTCCAGTGGATTCCAGGGCATGTTGGCCTCAACGGAAATGAGCATGCCGATCGCCTAGCTAAAACAGGAGTTCAAGCAAATGCTATCGTAGTCAACAAATTACTTTGGGTTGACGCAATCAGGAATTATAAACAGGAACTATCATCTGCTACAAACCAATGGTATCGGGACATTGCCCTGCGAGACGGCAAAGGactgaaatttttcgaaatgttcTCAAACTTTCCCATCAAACCTTGGTTTTGGACCGCTGATTTGGATGGAGAAGAAATCCGCACGCTGAACCGTGTTTTGGCTGGCCATGACTACTCAGAATACTGGCTGGCTAAAATGAAATTAGTAGTTAATGAAGATTGCGAAATGTGCCAAGAAAAGAACACTACCGAACACTGCCTGCTCAAATGTATGAAGTACAACCACGTCCGAAACCATTTCCACTGGGAAAACTACAATAAATTAACCGAAATCgccaaaaatgataaagaacTTTGTTGCGTGGAAAAActaaagcaaattttaaaattcataaaaatggcaaatttgCGTATGTGA
- the LOC129745260 gene encoding U4/U6 small nuclear ribonucleoprotein Prp3, whose amino-acid sequence MSSLSRRELEDIRPNLDKLVYKVLGSVESSVLATIESNLHHGFDRRKLIDKLASFVDGKRACRLSDKVEDLLDTLKSSTHRSSKKRSHEEDARERDTKKVKTKYEDEVIKKSSEEKIRTKEAPKASEDRPPKEDLASKNFSSNQIKMMMETAQREIEERKKKLDSIKAAKAPPPSAVAAAAAVSAKISAAQQAPAAPQAPVDIERSLKIAQLQEQIRAKLSGTLAAVLPPVIQDKPKPLILDAEGRTVDGSGQAVEVPKLTPTLKANIRAKKRETTKALAQEKQHQEESGEAHFFDDRIAIKPAVRNKRALRFHEPGKFQQMAERLRMKSQLEKLQNEISQIARKTGISSATKLALIAPKADTQSNEVPQMEWWDSVILTDDLNTLNRDGRISIRESAITNLIEHPTQMRPPNESSRPVYLPVFLTKKERKKLRRQNRREAWKEEQEKIRLGLEPPPEPKLRISNLMRVLGTEAVQDPTKIEAHVREQMAKRQKAHEEANAARKLTDDQRRDKKIRKLKEDTSMGVHVTVYRIKDLHDQQSKKFKVETNAKQLLMTGICVLFRDCCVVVVEGGPKQQKKYRRLMLTRIKWEEDLVKNADGNEVPNSCVMVWEGTAQRRHFGEFKYKSFPMEKSAREFFQKHHVEHYWDLAYSGAVLEASEDT is encoded by the exons ATGTCGAGTCTGTCGCGCCGGGAGCTGGAAGATATCCGGCCGAACCTGGATAAATTGGTGTATAAGGTACTGGGCAGTGTCGAATCTTCCGTGTTGGCCACAATCGAGAGTAATTTGCACCATGGTTTTGACCGGCGGAAATTGATCGATAAATTGGCTTCGTTTGTTGATG GCAAAAGAGCATGCAGATTATCGGACAAGGTTGAAGATTTGTTGGATACTCTTAAATCATCCACGCATAGGTCGTCTAAAAAGCGCAGTCACGAGGAAGATGCTCGGGAAAGGGATACTAAAAAggtcaaaacaaaatatgaagacgaggttattaaaaaaagttcTGAGGAAAAGATTCGCACTAAAGAAGCCCCAAAGGCCTCGGAAGATCGTCCACCAAAAGAAGATCTGGcatcgaaaaacttttcatccaaTCAGATAAAGATGATGATGGAAACGGCTCAACGTGAAATCGAAGAGCGCAAGAAGAAGCTTGATTCCATAAAAGCAGCAAAAGCCCCACCTCCATCGGCAGTGGCGGCGGCTGCAGCGGTTTCAGCGAAAATATCAGCTGCTCAACAGGCTCCAGCAGCTCCTCAAGCCCCTGTCGATATCGAACGGTCTTTGAAAATAGCCCAACTGCAGGAACAGATTAGGGCAAAACTATCAGGCACCCTGGCTGCCGTTCTTCCTCCCGTTATTCAAGATAAGCCAAAACCTCTTATTTTGGATGCCGAAGGAAGAACAGTAGATGGAAGTGGACAAGCTGTCGAGGTTCCCAAACTTACTCCCACGCTAAAGGCAAATATTCGAGCCAAAAAGCGAGAAACAACGAAAGCCCTCGCACAGGAAAAGCAACATCAAGAGGAATCTGGCGAAGCACATTTTTTCGATGATCGGATCGCCATCAAACCTGCCGTCCGTAACAAGCGAGCTCTCCGATTTCATGAACCCGGCAAGTTCCAACAGATGGCCGAGAGGCTGCGAATGAAATCACAGTTGGAAAAGTTACAaaacgaaatctcgcaaattgCTCGCAAAACTGGAATCAGTTCTGCCACGAAACTGGCCCTGATCGCCCCGAAAGCCGACACTCAGTCCAACGAGGTTCCGCAAATGGAATGGTGGGACTCGGTCATTCTGACTGATGATCTCAACACCCTAAACCGGGACGGGCGCATTTCGATTCGCGAATCGGCCATCACAAATTTGATTGAACATCCGACGCAGATGCGGCCTCCAA atGAATCGTCACGCCCCGTTTACCTGCCGGTTTTCCTGACGAAAAAAGAGCGCAAAAAGCTCAGGCGTCAAAATCGTCGCGAAGCATGGAAGGAAGAGCAGGAGAAGATCCGACTTGGACTGGAACCACCACCGGAGCCGAAGCTTCGTATCTCCAATCTTATGCGAGTGCTTGGCACCGAAGCGGTCCAGGATCCTACCAAGATCGAGGCCCACGTCCGGGAGCAGATGGCCAAACGTCAGAAGGCTCACGAGGAAGCAAACGCGGCCCGTAAGCTCACCGATGATCAGCGAAGGGACAAGAAAATTCGCAAATTGAAGGAAGACACTTCGATGGGAGTGCATGTTACAGTTTACAGAATTAAGGACCTGCACGATCAACAAAGCAAAAAGTTCAAGGTGGAAACCAATGCCAAACAGCTGCTGATGACCGGTATTTGCGTGCTGTTTCGAGACTGTTGTGTGGTTGTGGTCGAAGGAGGGCCCAAACAGCAGAAGAAGTACCGCAGATTGATGCTGACGAGAATCAAGTGGGAAGAAGATTTGGTTAAGAACGCCGATGGCAATGAGGTGCCCAACTCGTGCGTTATGGTGTGGGAGGGAACCGCACAGAGACGCCACTTCGGTGAGTTCAAATACAAATCGTTCCCCATGGAAAAGAGCGCTAGAGAATTCTTCCAGAAGCATCACGTGGAACATTATTGGGATTTGGCTTACTCCGGAGCTGTCTTGGAAGCGTCCGAGGACACTTGA
- the LOC129747728 gene encoding partner of xrn-2 protein 1-like, which produces MTFDVNKYRSFYECDEHWELRKMFMEAHMERFSEDELVCLAQVFTNVEFLGCRYPPETMSLIAELSKDVVGSYRESRQNKLKRTFVAASDAAASRYAKK; this is translated from the coding sequence ATGACTTTTGACGTGAACAAATACCGTTCGTTCTACGAGTGCGACGAGCACTGGGAGCTGCGGAAGATGTTCATGGAAGCGCACATGGAACGGTTCAGCGAAGACGAGCTGGTTTGTCTAGCCCAGGTTTTTACCAACGTCGAGTTTCTCGGGTGCCGTTATCCGCCGGAAACGATGTCACTGATAGCCGAGCTGTCCAAAGATGTGGTGGGGTCGTACAGGGAATCACGACAGAACAAACTGAAACGAACCTTCGTGGCTGCTTCGGATGCTGCAGCATCTCGGTACGCGAAAAAGTGA
- the LOC129747727 gene encoding uncharacterized protein LOC129747727 — protein sequence MDVAEVEPQASTSSAEVSASGSSSSNAGRKRKLSSDECIGDQPNMKILSVELSDIELQVSLLDLSDEILMEIFLNLDSNSLIALSESCLRLNNLIQDKRLWCTADFSSMQLGAGELLKKIKHLQPDTKSLKIRGLTAAYPLDKWKTPTLTANLLTQINKRCPSLEHFEIGEGYMDTNSVAIISFPPSVKTLVFRKCEADRSMASEIRMGFLSKIDRTLQKLEELTIEYCSWFDTHDFMALSKVPYLRYLSLKGCANMKDSVPYASIATRFGFRKLETLDLRDTPISDSDVSCFNIVQSLKELLLECPEHLRTERGLNEYNEAERQRVEQLRQLANPDLLNPILRRQGQDQAQAEGGNDQGNAAPQQQPQGGENVNGENEAPPAPPRPPRPHFLGEGRNVFRFANRHFLPNLHDNNGENLIRIINRADMDPPAANNNQQAQDQPQQNNANNQAPAANNNDDPPRPAAAPLPFMPENPEVRQRHVRIVYNNRRNIIRIINHLERNNNLEDNNNDQQQQPNAPNLPAPVQAAYQQIFEAGNRDRVENGPLPEPPPVPAPVANGQNGPIPEQADAPQQNGADEGPAAAANNRDNRNGVPNGNAENNVPQQPQRPGAIGAEQIPLEDMNVRVILHGGIQNNHPRIMPHVIIVRGVENNNPVAEVADGGNQQRPANAFYQYLNLGPGAPGHNYVSLVSDRGICAYGVSRHELQAAFVREFFRPNMTSLERLLVRNYKLVTDTSLDHLESAAPNLRLLDVTGTSVTEEGVRNFKQARPNCIILSDFE from the exons ATGGACGTAGCGGAAGTAGAGCCGCAAGCTTCAACTTCCTCAGCGGAAGTAAGCGCCAGTGGTTCATCGAGTAGCAATGCCGGCCGCAAGCGCAAGTTGTCTTCCGATGAGTGCATCGGGGATCAACCAAACATGAAAATTCTGTCGGTAGAGTTGTCCGACATCGAGCTACAGGTATCGCTTCTAGATCTGAGTGATGAAATTCTGATGGAAATTTTCCTGAATCTGGACAGCAACAGTTTGATAGCTTTGTCGGAAAGCTGCCTTCGATTGAACAATTTAATCCAGGATAAACGACTCTGGTGCACGGCTGATTTCAGTTCGATGCAGTTGGGTGCCGGAGAGCTGTTGAAGAAGATCAAACATCTCCAGCCGGATACCAAATCGCTAAAAATTCGCGGATTGACAGCTGCTTATCCGTTGGACAAGTGGAAAACTCCAACCTTGACCGCTAACCTGCTGACACAAATTAACAAGCGCTGTCCCTCGTTGGAACATTTCGAAATTGGCGAAGGCTACATGGACACTAATAGTGTGGCAATTATTTCTTTCCCACCGAGCGTCAAAACATTGGTATTTCGCAAATGCGAAGCCGATCGATCTATGGCCTCGGAAATAAGAATGggatttttatcgaaaatcgaTAGAACTTTGCAAAAGTTAGAG GAACTCACAATAGAGTATTGCAGCTGGTTTGACACACACGATTTCATGGCCCTCTCCAAGGTACCCTATTTGCGTTATCTGAGTTTGAAAGGTTGTGCCAACATGAAAGATAGCGTCCCATACGCTAGTATTGCAACACGTTTCGGGTTTAGAAAGTTGGAA ACACTTGATCTCAGAGACACGCCAATCTCAGACTCAGACGTTAGTTGCTTCAACATTGTTCAATCTCTGAAGGAGCTTTTGCTAGAATGTCCAGAGCATCTGCGTACCGAGCGTGGTTTGAATGAATACAATGAAGCAGAGCGACAACGTGTAGAACAGCTTAGACAATTAGCCAATCCGGATCTACTGAATCCGATTCTTCGTCGCCAAGGACAGGATCAAGCTCAGGCAGAGGGTGGCAATGACCAGGGCAATGCAGCTCCTCAGCAGCAACCACAGGGGGGCGAAAACGTCAATGGCGAAAATGAAGCCCCACCAGCACCTCCTCGCCCACCGAGACCACACTTTCTCGGCGAAGGACGCAATGTTTTCCGTTTCGCAAATCGTCATTTTTTGCCAAACCTGCATGATAATAACGGAGAAAATCTGATTCGCATTATCAATCGAGCCGATATGGATCCACCAGCAGCCAACAATAACCAACAAGCACAGGACCAACCACAACAGAACAATGCTAACAATCAGGCACCAGCAGCGAACAACAACGACGATCCACCGCGACCTGCGGCGGCACCACTGCCATTTATGCCAGAGAATCCTGAAGTTCGACAACGCCATGTTCGCATAGTTTATAACAATCGCCGTAACATCATACGCATTATTAACCATCTAGAACGAAACAATAACCTGGAGGATAACAACAACGACCAACAGCAGCAACCAAATGCTCCTAATCTTCCGGCGCCAGTTCAGGCCGCCTATCAGCAGATATTCGAAGCCGGAAATCGAGACAGAGTCGAGAATGGTCCACTTCCTGAACCACCGCCAGTACCAGCACCAGTCGCTAATGGACAGAATGGTCCCATTCCGGAGCAAGCAGATGCACCGCAACAGAACGGAGCAGACGAGGGACCAGCAGCAGCTGCCAACAATCGTGATAATCGCAATGGTGTTCCCAATGGCAACGCCGAAAACAACGTCCCACAGCAACCGCAGCGCCCAGGAGCAATCGGAGCCGAGCAAATTCCATTGGAGGATATGAATG TACGTGTTATTCTACATGGTGGTATCCAGAATAACCACCCAAGAATAATGCCTCATGTGATAATCGTGCGTGGCGTAGAAAATAACAACCCAGTGGCCGAGGTAGCGGACGGTGGCAATCAACAACGACCTGCCAACGCATTCTACCAGTATCTGAATCTGGGACCAGGTGCTCCAGGGCACAACTATGTGTCCCTGGTGAGCGACCGGGGCATCTGTGCTTATGGCGTTTCGCGACACGAACTGCAGGCCGCCTTTGTGCGCGAGTTCTTCCGGCCGAACATGACCAGCCTGGAGCGGTTGCTGGTTAGAAACTACAAACTGGTGACCGACACCTCCTTGGACCATCTGGAGTCGGCGGCTCCCAATCTTCGACTCTTAGATGTGACAGGAACGTCCGTAACCGAAGAAGGCGTCCGGAACTTCAAACAGGCCCGACCGAACTGCATCATACTATCGGATTTTGAGTAG